The genome window GGCACACCTTATCAGGCAACTGAAGAAGCCAATTTTTTAATTGATGCTTGGCAGTGTAATGCACGCTTTGCTAGTTATGAAGAGCCATTTGTACAACACACCTGTAACTTTGAAGGTAGGGTATTAGCAACTGATAATATTATGCTCGCAAGAGGAGCTACAGCATCTCGTTATGGAGTGCTTGGTGTAATGTTAAGCTTAAGGTGGGGGATTAGATATCTGATCAAATATAAAAAAATATCTTATTTTATATCTATTGTTAAAGGCCTTTACTTAGGTTACGACGGCTTTAATAAAGCTATAGACTCCAACTCTATATAAATTTTCAGACAAACTAGAGCTATAAATGCAAAAAACACCTACAGTCTCCATAATCATGGCTACCTATAATTCCTCTGGCTATCTAATGGATACAATAAACTCTATTCTTGAACAATCATATACCGATTGGGAACTATTAATCACTGATGATTGTTCAAATGATGGCACCTATAGAATGCTAAGTGCTTTAACTGCAGAGCACGAAAATATTCATGTTTGGCAGAATAAAAAAAATAGTGGCGCAGCAATTTCTCGAAATAATTCAATTGTTAATGCTAAGGGGCGATATATCGCTTTTTTAGATTCGGATGATATTTGGCATAATAAAAAACTTGAATTGCATTTACAGTATATGCAACAACATCAAGCAGGCTTGTCATTTACCAGTTATGAACTTATTGATGAAAACTCTGCTCCGTTACAAAAAATTGTTGATAAACAAGATTTAGGCTGGGTTGATTATCAAAATTTGCTGAAGAAAAAAGCAACGTTTGGTTGCTCTACCGTTATTGTTGATACAAATTTAACGGGTGACTTTCAAATGCCGTTATTACGTACAGGGCAAGATTATGCTACTTGGTTAATGCTAATTAAGCGAGTCGATAAAGCATTGCATTTTCCACAAACACTAACAAGTTACCGAATAACACCCGGGTCAATTTCGCGAAATAAATTTAAAAAAGCTAAGCGACAATGGCAAATTTATCGTCAGCAAGAACACTTGAATCTTTATAATGCACTGATTAATTTCCTGTTTTACGCTTACCGGGCAGTATTTCGTAGATAGAAACAAAAATACCTATTATAATCTTTAGAGTTAAAAATGTTTTTTTAAAGAGATTAAAATCATGCATTACGATGTATTTAATGGCGATGCCGATGGTATTTTAGCCTTGCTGCAATTACGTTTAGCAGAGCCAAAAGAAACAGCTCTTATTACCGGTGTTAAAAGAGATATTTCATTAGTTAAGCAGGTTGATGTTGGACAGGCAACTAGTGTAACTGTGCTTGATGTATCAATGGAAAAAAATACAGGTGCACTATCAGAACTTCTAGCAAATGATATTCCTGTTTTTTATGTTGATCACCATCGTACAGGTGACATTCCAGAATCTCCTTTATTAACTTCATTAGTTAATACTTCTCCAGATGTTTGTACTAGTTTATTAGTAAATGATTACTTAAAGGGTAAACATCATCTATGGGCCATTGCTGCGGCATACGGTGATAACCTTAAAAAGGTTGCAGCACGCCATTGTGTTTTGAATGGTGTTGGCAGCCAATTATCTACTCAATTAGAAGCTTTAGGGACCTATGTAAATTATAACGGCTATGGTCGCACTACCGATGATTTGCATTACCACCCTGCTGATTTATATCAAAAGCTTTTAGCTTATGAACATCCAGAAAATCTGTTTTCTAATAAATCATCACTTTTTTATGACTTGGAATCTGCCTATGAGCAAGATATGAATATGGCTCAAACTGCTGAGGTATTGTTTGATAATAATATTTGTAAAGTGGTTTGTCTTGATGATGCGCCATGGTCTCGCCGAGTAAGTGGTGTATTTGGCAATGAGCTTGCAAACCAATCGCCAGATAAAGCTCATGGCGTGTTAACTCGAAATTTAGATCATAGCTATACTGTTAGTGTGCGCGCCCCTTTAAATAACAAACAAGGGGCTGATGAGGTGTGTATTCGGTTTCCTACTGGTGGTGGTCGTGCAGGCGCTGCTGGTATTAATGCATTGCCAGAAGAGCAGATTGAGACATTCATTTCTGTGTTACAGAATTATTATGATTAGAGCCTGAAGCAAGTTCAGGAAATAATATAGTGTTGTTGACCTCGATGATGCTTATTTTTATATGGAATTATTATGAGTTTATTAATTACCGGTGGGTCCGGTTATATTGGCAGCCATACGGTTGTTGAGTTATTTTCAGTAGGACAAAAAGTTGTAGTTGTTGACAACCTCTCAAACTCTTCAACAAAGTCGTTAGATCGTGTTGAGCGAATCACAGGAATCAAGCCTGCCTTTGTTGAAGCTGATGTTTGTGATAAAGATGCTATGCGCAAAATTTTTATCGAGCATGAGATTAGTGCGGTCATTCATTTTGCCGGTTTAAAAGCCGTTGGTGAATCTACTCAAATACCATTAAGTTATTATCACAATAACGTATCTGGAACCGTGGCTTTATTAGAAGTAATGGCCGAGTTTAATGTTAAGAAACTAGTCTTTAGCTCATCGGCTACTGTGTATGGTGAAAACAATGTATCACCTTTAGTTGAAACCATGCCTACGTCAGCAACAAATCCTTATGGGCAAACTAAGTTAATGGTTGAGAACATTTTGTTCGATTTAGCCAAAAGTGATCCTGATTGGTCAATAATATCTCTTCGATACTTTAACCCTATTGGCGCGCATAAATCAGGCCTAATTGGTGAAAACCCAAATGGAATTCCGAATAACCTTTTACCATTTGTGTCGCAAGTGGCAGTAGGGCGCTTAAAAGAACTAAATGTATTTGGTAATGATTATGACACTGTCGATGGTACGGGAGTTCGTGATTATATTCATGTGGTTGATTTAGCTGTTGCTCACGTAAAAGCAGTAGACGCTTTGAGCAAGCTTCCAGGTTGTACTGCAATTAATATTGGTACTGGTAACGGTACCTCGGTTTTACAGATTGTTGATAAGTTTAAAGAAGTCAGTGGTGTCGATATTCCGTTTAATATCAGCCCGCGTCGCCCAGGCGATATTGCTACAGTATTTGCAGAGGCTAAATTGGCTAATGAGTTACTTGATTGGCAAGCAGAACGTGGTCTGGACGATATGATAAGTGATACTTGGCGTTGGCAGTCTAATAACCCTGATGGTTTTGATTAGTATCCATTGCACCCTATACTTTGTTTTTAGATAGACCACTATTTAAAAGTGGAATGATACTTATAGCTGGCTCATTATCAGCCTTTTTTTATACAATATTTACGCAGTTTTAAAATCAGTACTTTCAACACCTAAGGAACGTGTGTGTTTACAGCGAATCAAATAAACTCTAACTATGTTGTCCAATTAAATGACATAGCCAAGCACTTTCAACAAAATTCTATTTGTAGTTTATTTAAACAAAGTTCAAATCGATTTGAACAATACTCATTAAGCGCTTGTAATATTTTTTTGGATTACTCCAAACAAAATGTAGATGAAGATGTTATAAAGTCATTGGTTTCTTGGGCTGATGATATAAAGTTAAACGATGCAATTGCTGATATGTTCAGTGGTGAAAAGATAAATCATACTGAAGGTCGCGCTGTTCTTCATAGTATTTTACGTGCGCCCGCCGATAAGCAAAGCTCAGTTTTGGGTGAGCAAGTCGCTAATGAAATTGCGGGCGCTAACCAGAAAATGCGAGAGTTATGTTCAAAGCTTCATAAAGGTGAATACTTAGGCTGTACCGGTAAGGCTATTACTGATGTTGTCGCTATAGGTATTGGGGGCTCATATTATGGCGCTAAAGTAGCGCAAGAATCTTTAAAGCCATTTCATCAACAAAAAGTAAAAGTACATTATTTGGCAAATATAGATGGCAGTGCCGTTGCAGAAAAATTGGCGGTTTTAAATCCAGAAACAACGCTCATTATTGTCATTTCAAAAACATTTTCTACCCAAGAAACATTATTAAACGCACAAAGTGCTAAAAGCTGGTTGACGAGTTACCTAACTAATTATGATATTGCAAACCACTTTGTCGCGGTTAGCTCTAATATTAGTAAAGCCAAAGAGTTTGGCATCAAAGAAAGTAATATTTTACCAATGTGGGATTGGGTAGGTGGTCGTTTCTCTTTATGGTCTGCGGTTGGTTTACCGTTAGCGATTGCTATAGGTTATGAAAATTTTGAGCAAATGCGTGCTGGTGCTTATCAAATGGACGAGCATTTTCAGCAAGCCCTCTTTTCTGAAAACATGCCGGTATTAATGGCGTTAATAGGTATATGGAATTCAAGTTTTTTGGGTTATAACTCGTTGGGTATTTTACCTTATGATCATTCGTTACGTGCCTTTCCTGGTTATTTACAGCAAGTAGATATGGAAAGTAATGGTAAGCGTGTTAATCATAATGGTGGTGAGGTTGAATTAACCACCGCACCCATTGTTTTTGGTCAAGAAGGGACCAATGGTCAACATGCTTTTATGCAGTTAATGCATCAGAGTAATGAAATAGTACCCGCTGATTTTATTGTTTCTCTTACATCAAACAGTGATTATCACCACCATCACACTATGCTAGTAGCTAATTGCTTTGCGCAAAGTGAAGCGCTGATGGTAGGTAAAACCTTGGTACAAGCTAAAGTTGAATTAACTAATCAGGGGTTATCTGCTGATGACGTTGACAGATTAGCACCGCATAAGGTCATGCCCGGTAACTCACCTTCAAATACTATCGTCTTTGAACACCTAACACCGAAAGTATTAGGTGCATTTTTAGCTTTGTATGAGCATAAAATTTTTGTGCAAGGCGTTATGTGGCAACTTAACTCATTTGACCAATGGGGCGTAGAGCTTGGTAAAGAGTTAGGTACATCGATATTGGCGGTAATGGGAGGTGAGAGTAATGATGCTTTATCTACTTCAACGCAAGGGCTAATTTCTAAGTATTTGGATAAGCGTAAATAGATTCTGGATGTTTCTATAATGACAGGACGAATGCCATTCAAAATGGCCTTGTTTTTGTTTTTGTTTTTATGTTGAAAAAAGCAATCTTATGCGAATGATAAATCTAGGTCGAATTTACTTTTGGGCTTAGACTTTATGACTTCAGGTTTATCAATAAAGAAGCCTTGGAAATAGTCAAAGCCCAAGTTTAGAGCTTGTTTGTATTCTTGTTGATTTTCAACTTTTTCAGCCAGTAGTTCGATGTGTGGAAATTCAACAAGATGTTCAATTAATTGAATTATTTCTTCAGTTGTACTTTGCCTGAAATCTACTTTTATGATTTTTATGAAAGGAAAGAAGTCATGCCATTGTTGGTGGTGAACAAAATCATCTAGGGCTATGCAGTAGCCTTTTTCATGCAAATATTGGCAAATTTTCAATAATTCAGGGCAAGGTTGTTCCGTTTCCAGTATTTCAATAATGACGTGTTCAATGTCAAATTGCTGTGGATAGCCTTTTTGTAATGTTTCTAGCGTGAAATTGATAAAAGCTGGTTTTTGCTTGGTAATGGTTTTGCTTTGCCGACTTTCAAGCGTGGTTTGAATCAACTTCACCGTCGCTAAGTCAGCATCAATATCAGGGAATACATTAATTAAGCTGTCTCTGAATAGTAATTCGTAAGCAAAAATTTTATTGTTTTTATCAACAATAGATTGTCTGGCAGCAAAACCTTGTATTGCCTCATACCTTTCTTGATTTTCTTTTATTGATAATGTTTTATTAATTTGCATTTGAAGCCAAAAAATCTTATTTAGGATCGATTCCAAGTTTCATCAAATGATGAAACCTAATTAATACGTTAACACATAGAAAGGAAATAAATAGTTAAATTTTATTACCTAAGTTGAGCTCAGCCTTGCCGTTGTTGCCTTCATAAAAATATCAAATAGTATTATTCTAATTAAAACAGATTGTTAATAAAAAATAATACGTAAAAAATAGTAATTAAACCTCAATTAGATTTATCATATGAGTTATTTATTTTTCTTAACTGTATATAAAATTAATTCAATAGGGTTTAACTTGATAAATTTTGTCATGGTATATACTTAATTAAGCATTTTTATTACTTAGGAGTCTAACTTGGCCATTGGTACTATATTTTCATTAGCAGTTTATTTTATCGTAATGATCGCAATAGGTTTATATGCATTCAAAAAATCTACAGATGATGTATCTGGCTATATGTTGGGCGGACGAAGTTTAAGTCCTTCAGTGACGGCTTTATCTGCCGGAGCTTCAGATATGAGTGGTTGGATCTTGATGGGCTTACCGGGGGCTATGTATATCACCGGTTTAAGCAGTATGTGGATAGCCGTAGGCTTGGTCATTGGTGCCTACGCAAACTATAGAATTGTAGCGCCGCGTTTACGTACCTATACAGAGCTTGCTAATGATTCTATTACGTTGCCTGATTTTTTTGAAAATCGCTTTAAAGATGATAAGCGCTTTCTTCGTATAGTATCTTCAATCGTCATTATTATATTTTTTACCTTGTACACTTCATCCGGAATTGTTGCTGGCGGTAAATTGTTTGAAAGTTCATTTGGTTTAAATTATGAGATAGGGCTCTATGTAACTGCTGGTGTTGTTGTTTGCTATACCATGTTTGGTGGGTTTTTAGCGGTGAGTTTAACTGACTTTGTGCAGGGCTGTATCATGTTTATTGCCTTGATCTTAGTGCCCGTTGTGGTGATATTTAACGTTGGCGGTTTAGCTGAAGTACAGCAAAGTATCGAAAGTATAAACCCTGATTTATTTAATATGTTCAGTGGCGTTAGTACTATTGCGATAATATCGGCAATGGCTTGGGGGCTTGGTTATTTTGGCCAACCGCATATTATTGTTAGGTTTATGGCAATACGATCTGTTGAAGATCTGCCCGTGGCGCGCCGTATCGGCATGAATTGGATGATAGTGTCTATTTGTGGTGCTATGGCAACAGGGTTCGCTGGTATCGCTTATGTTGCCAAAACGGGTACACCGTTGAGCGATCCTGAAACAATCTTTATTCTATTATCACAAGTTTTATTTCATCCTTTAATTGCCGGTTTTCTTTTGGCTGCAATTCTTGCGGCAATTATGAGTACTATCTCATCACAATTGTTAGTGACATCAAGTTCATTAACGGGTGATATTTATAAAACCTTTTTAAACAAGGATGCCAGTGAAAAACAGCTTGTTATGATTGGAAGACTTTCGGTGTTGCTTGTAGCTATTATTGCCGTGTTCTTGGCTTATGATAGGAATAGCACTATTTTAAGTTTGGTAAGTAATGCATGGGCTGGTTTTGGCGCTGCATTCGGCCCGCTTGTTATTCTTAGTTTGTACTGGAAACGTATGAATAAACAAGGAGCACTTGCCGGAATGTTAGTTGGTGCTTTTACTGTGCTATTTTGGATTTATGCACCAATTACAATGAATGGTCAAAACTTAAGTGCTTGGATTTATGAAATTGTTCCTGGATTTATACTTTCAACTGTCGCTATTGTGGTGGTCAGTAACATGACAGAACAGCCTGATGATGAAATTCAGGGGGCCTTTGCTAAGGTTGAAGCTATTCATAACTGATTATTGAATAAAAGAGGCTACGCCTTAACGCGCGAATTAAATCACGCTAACCAAACTTTTCTGGCATTGTCGCACTCCCAGCCGTCATTGCCGCGAAGGCTGTAACCCATAGTAGTTTGGAGACCCGAACGAGCCGAGTATGACGTTTTAATTCACCGCTATTACGTGAATTTAATCACGCTAACCAAATTTTTTGGCATTGTCGCACTCCCTGCCGTCATTGCCGCGAAGGCGATAATCCATAGTTGTTTGGAGACCCGAACAAGCCGAGTATAACGTTTTAATTCACCGCTATTACGTGAATTTAATTACGCTAACTAGGATGAGCACTTCCATGTAAAAAAAGGCCTGCAGTGCAGGCCTTGAGGGTATGACTGGGGTCATACGTACGAGTCTAAATTTATTTTAACTTAAATTGACCATTCTATGGTCTGATCAATTTTTTGCTGCCATTGTTGCAATGGCTCGTTCTTGTTACCCATTATAATTACATCACCTTGTTGGTACTGATGGGTAATACCTGTAACCGAACCATCACTAAATTGGTCGGTAAATTTTAAGTGAGTAGATTTAGGTACAAGAAACACTGTGACATTATCAAATTTACCTTCAAACACCATATGGATGCTATCCATGCCGTCAAAGTAACAATCATCGATTGAGATTAACTTGCCTAACTTTTCCTTAAAGCCAACGTTTAAATCAGAAACATCATCATTGAAACTAGCCAAGCTGTATTGTGCATTGCCTTGTTTGGCGAAGTTATCTGCTTCATGGTGATAATGCGCTAATGAATAATCAGCAACATTAGAATAAGCTGGGCTAGAGTTGATAAAGCTTACGCCAATGCCTACCGCGAAAGCAACAGAAGCCGCCATCGCCAGATGCACTCTAGATTTCTTCTTAGTTTGCTGATGAGAGTGCAAACTTTGACGTAAAATAAGTTGCTCGGCTAAATTCTCCGGCACTTCAACATTTAATGCTTTAGCAATGTGTGAATCTAAAGTTTTTAAATCATCAGCAAAATCTTTTCGCTTTTTGTCACTCGCAGTGGCATCGATTATATCTTGATCTTGGCTATTTGGATCTGAATATAGTCTTCGTCTGAATTCTAAATCATCCATTAATGCGCCCCTTAATTTCGTTATCTTTTTCAATTGCTTCTTTGAGTTGGTTTCTCGCTCTAAATAAACGAGTCATCACTGTGTTCTTGTTCAGGTCTAGCATGTTAGCTATCTCTTCACCGCTAAAACCACCGATAACCTGCAATACCAAAGGTTCTCTGTAATCACTTGGCAAGCGCGCTATTTTTTCTCTTAACCAATGATCTTCAAGTTGTTGTTCGGTACTGGTTGAAAAATTATCGACCGTACTCCCTTCATCGTATTCACTCATATCAAATTGTTTGCGTTCAAAGCGGCGAGCATTTTCTCTACGTAAAATAGTAATAAGCCATGATTTTGCTGCTTTTTGATCTTTTAACGAATCAAGCGCACGCCAAGCTCTAAGGAATGTTTCCTGAACTAAATCTTCGGCGATATGTTTGTCGTGAACTAACCAGAATGCGTAGCGGTATAAGTCACCGTGCAGTGCTTTTACCAAGGCTTCGTATCTAACTTGTTTACTTGCCATATATGGGTTCCAAGTTTTTCTTAACAATATTATTGTTGGTTATTAGTAAGGACCAATCAAAGGTAATTTAAATTTCGTAAATTTAAAAATTTATTTAATTTTATCTCAGAATACAAAAATGCCCGCATTTAACGGGCATTATTTACTTAGAGCTTTAAACTTTATGGGTTAATAGTAATGGCAACTTGTTGCTCTTGAATCGTTTTAGTTTGCAGTCTAGATATTATTTTTAATAATTTAGCGCCCTGCCAATTACCGGTATTGGCTGAATAATAATTTCGTTGGAGCTCTGCTAACGCCTCATTAAAATCAACACTATTAAGTTTTTTACTCACTTGTTCTAAATTTGCAAAATGCTCATTTGGATATAAATCTTTAGCCCAAGTTGGTAATAGCGCAATGACTTGCTCACCATTATTTTGTGTACATGCCGCTAATAATTTTAAATAGCTTTGTTTATCATCAGGCGCAAATGTTGCTTTATTAAAGCTTATTTTGCCTTTAAGTTTCGCCGTATAAAACCAAGTTAATACAGTAAGTATCCATCCGGCTAAAAATAGCCATTGCAGCGTAGTATTTTGCTCTGTCACAATTTGCACTTGTGGCTGTGCTGATTGGGAAAATGTCGGTGATACTGCTTCAATACCATTAATAGTAATTGTTTTCCCTGGTATTACCGCTTGTTCTAGTTTATTAAGTTTTGTATTCCACCAAGGCACAACTAGGTCGGGCAGAGTATAGGTGCCTGGCTTGGTTGGTACGATGGCAAACTCTTGAACTTTTTGGCTAATTAACAAACCATTTTGTACACCACTTTGGCTTTCAGCTTGATCCGGATATATTTTTAAGCCACTGGGTACTTCAAAGTTTAGTTCAGGTAATTGTTCAGCACTAAGCGCAGCTGCGGTTATGGTTACTTTACGGGTGATTGGTTCGCCTAATTCAAACTCTGTTCCGTCGCTTGGCCATTCATCTTCTATGTTTATTAGCTCGCTAGGTAACCATTCACCCGAGTAATTGTCAGGCATAGGCTTTACGTTAATGTCGATTTCTTTACCGCGAATACTTACCGGCTTGCCTCTGTCCATGCCTGAGAATAAAGAGCGCTTATTGCTGATGGTAATTTCACCCTCAAAGGTAGAGCTGTGCAGCACAAATTTACCGCTGGTCTGAGGTTTTACAGAATATACTCGTTCAATAATTCGATAGCGTTTACCGTCAATTATTTGAGTGTTTTCTTGATCTTGACCTATTTGCTTAATTTCAGCACCAGTCATTTTGGGCTCGGTTAATACACCGCGCTTTAAGTTAACGGCTAAGTGTAAACGCACTCTAAGAGTAAATTGCTGTTGTACATACACTTCTTGATTACTTACATCAGAAGTAATGTACAAGTCTTTCTGTTGGCTTGTGCCTTTTTCATTTTCAGCCAAAACAACTAGGGCAATAGGTTGTGTGCTCACCCCATCCACTGAAAGAGCGGGGATCACTACTTTGCCTTTTTTACGAGGAATAAGTAGCGTTGTCCATTGCGTGGTACGGGTCATATCAAAATTGACCATATTGGTTTGACTACTAACTGACGTGCCACCAACAACAAAATCTTTTTGCAATATGCTTGGGTCAAATGCATCGGCAGAAACTGAATCATCAGCGACTATGGTTAATACAATTGATTCATTGACAACTGCTGGGTTTTTATCAATACTCGCGGTAACGTTGGTTAACGCATTTGCCAAAAATGTGGCTAATAGGGAAACTATAAAAACGCTATGTTTTATCGTTTTTACCATTTTTCTTTTACTCCAATACTGCTTCTATTTTGACGACGTTTTTGATATTCCAATTTCATTTTATTACGTAATAATAATTGGGGATCATCGGTAACTTTTCTAAGCATTTGTTCATGCTTTTGGTTTAACTCGTTATTTTCATTACTGGTGCCGTCAACTACACCAGCACTCTGTTCATCTTGTGGGTTTTGCTCTTCAGCTTGCTCTGCATTTTCAGTTTGAGCGCCGGCATTTTGCTCCTGCTCAGATTCATCTTGCTCAGCGTTTTGTTGCTCATTGTCACGACTTTCTTGATCGGATTCTTGTTCATTAGGATTCTGCTCAGCATTTTGATTTTCCTGGCTCTGAGAGTCTTCTGATTGACTGTCGCTGTTTTCACCTTCTTGCTCTTGCTGGCTTTGATCTTGTTGCTGTTGATTTTCGCCATTTTCACCCGACTGTTGCTGGTCTTCTTTTTGCTGCTCAGACTGGTCTTGATTCTGATTCTGATTCTGATTCTGATTCTGATCCTGTTCTTGATTTGAATCGCCTTGATTTTGCTCTTCTTGCTCTTGTTGCTGTAACTGCTCAATTATGGCTTTATTGATTGCCGCATCCTGATGTTCAGGATTTTCAGCCAATACATCATCGTAGGCTTTAATCGCCTGTTCAAACTGCTCAAGTTTAGCCAAAGCATTACCTTGGTTATAACTAGACTCAATCGACTCAACTTGTTTAAACGCCTCTAGTGCTTTTTCAAAGTCACCAGCTTTGTAGTAACTACTGCCTTGCCAAAGTGGATCGACGAATTGCTCAGCCGCTTCACTAAACTGTTGTTGCTTAAAGTGTGATTCACCTTGCTGATTTTTAGTTTGCCATAAATCATCCCATAGGCTTGCTTGGGCTGTTGGAGCATGCAGTGATGAAGCAACAATCAAGCTTAATAACACCGGAGTAAATAATACACCGCGGCGGAAGTAGCTCAGCATTAATGGTAGGGCAATTAATAATAGGTACGGCCCCATTTCTTGCCATTGATCGCCCAAGTTGTCTTGCTCATTCTGCAATTCTTTTTTGGCATCAAGTGTTTTTAATTCACTTAGATTTTCTAGGTCGCTTTCATCTGCGGTTATTTGACTATACACACCACCACTATTTTTACTAATCCCCGCAAGTCTAGGAGAGTTCATTTTGGGTATTACGATGTTACCACCTCGGTCTTTCATCAATTCACCGTTGGCTAAAGTAATTGGCGCACCTTGCTCGCTGCCTACACCTAATATATTTATTCTATGCGGGTGCTCACTGGCAAAGTCATTAATATCAGCGAGTTCATCTGAGCTAATACCATCGGTTACCCAATAAATATCACCTTCTATATGGCCTGCATTTTGTAGCATTTCGTTTGCTAAAATCAAAGCTGGGTAGGGATTAGAACCCAATTCAGGCATTATGCTCGGTGACAGTGAAGGCAGAAGAAGTGTGATATTATTTATGTCGGCTGTCAGTGGGCTAATAATAAATGCATCACCAGCATAGGCAATTAACCCTATTTCACCTTCATCAATTTTTTCAACTAAATCCATGGCTTTATAACGCGCCATGGTTAATCGGTTTGGCTTAATGTCAGTAGCAAGCATAGAA of Thalassotalea fonticola contains these proteins:
- a CDS encoding glycosyltransferase family 2 protein translates to MQKTPTVSIIMATYNSSGYLMDTINSILEQSYTDWELLITDDCSNDGTYRMLSALTAEHENIHVWQNKKNSGAAISRNNSIVNAKGRYIAFLDSDDIWHNKKLELHLQYMQQHQAGLSFTSYELIDENSAPLQKIVDKQDLGWVDYQNLLKKKATFGCSTVIVDTNLTGDFQMPLLRTGQDYATWLMLIKRVDKALHFPQTLTSYRITPGSISRNKFKKAKRQWQIYRQQEHLNLYNALINFLFYAYRAVFRR
- a CDS encoding DHH family phosphoesterase: MHYDVFNGDADGILALLQLRLAEPKETALITGVKRDISLVKQVDVGQATSVTVLDVSMEKNTGALSELLANDIPVFYVDHHRTGDIPESPLLTSLVNTSPDVCTSLLVNDYLKGKHHLWAIAAAYGDNLKKVAARHCVLNGVGSQLSTQLEALGTYVNYNGYGRTTDDLHYHPADLYQKLLAYEHPENLFSNKSSLFYDLESAYEQDMNMAQTAEVLFDNNICKVVCLDDAPWSRRVSGVFGNELANQSPDKAHGVLTRNLDHSYTVSVRAPLNNKQGADEVCIRFPTGGGRAGAAGINALPEEQIETFISVLQNYYD
- the galE gene encoding UDP-glucose 4-epimerase GalE, whose protein sequence is MSLLITGGSGYIGSHTVVELFSVGQKVVVVDNLSNSSTKSLDRVERITGIKPAFVEADVCDKDAMRKIFIEHEISAVIHFAGLKAVGESTQIPLSYYHNNVSGTVALLEVMAEFNVKKLVFSSSATVYGENNVSPLVETMPTSATNPYGQTKLMVENILFDLAKSDPDWSIISLRYFNPIGAHKSGLIGENPNGIPNNLLPFVSQVAVGRLKELNVFGNDYDTVDGTGVRDYIHVVDLAVAHVKAVDALSKLPGCTAINIGTGNGTSVLQIVDKFKEVSGVDIPFNISPRRPGDIATVFAEAKLANELLDWQAERGLDDMISDTWRWQSNNPDGFD
- the pgi gene encoding glucose-6-phosphate isomerase, which gives rise to MFTANQINSNYVVQLNDIAKHFQQNSICSLFKQSSNRFEQYSLSACNIFLDYSKQNVDEDVIKSLVSWADDIKLNDAIADMFSGEKINHTEGRAVLHSILRAPADKQSSVLGEQVANEIAGANQKMRELCSKLHKGEYLGCTGKAITDVVAIGIGGSYYGAKVAQESLKPFHQQKVKVHYLANIDGSAVAEKLAVLNPETTLIIVISKTFSTQETLLNAQSAKSWLTSYLTNYDIANHFVAVSSNISKAKEFGIKESNILPMWDWVGGRFSLWSAVGLPLAIAIGYENFEQMRAGAYQMDEHFQQALFSENMPVLMALIGIWNSSFLGYNSLGILPYDHSLRAFPGYLQQVDMESNGKRVNHNGGEVELTTAPIVFGQEGTNGQHAFMQLMHQSNEIVPADFIVSLTSNSDYHHHHTMLVANCFAQSEALMVGKTLVQAKVELTNQGLSADDVDRLAPHKVMPGNSPSNTIVFEHLTPKVLGAFLALYEHKIFVQGVMWQLNSFDQWGVELGKELGTSILAVMGGESNDALSTSTQGLISKYLDKRK
- a CDS encoding EAL and HDOD domain-containing protein: MQINKTLSIKENQERYEAIQGFAARQSIVDKNNKIFAYELLFRDSLINVFPDIDADLATVKLIQTTLESRQSKTITKQKPAFINFTLETLQKGYPQQFDIEHVIIEILETEQPCPELLKICQYLHEKGYCIALDDFVHHQQWHDFFPFIKIIKVDFRQSTTEEIIQLIEHLVEFPHIELLAEKVENQQEYKQALNLGFDYFQGFFIDKPEVIKSKPKSKFDLDLSFA
- the putP gene encoding sodium/proline symporter PutP; the encoded protein is MAIGTIFSLAVYFIVMIAIGLYAFKKSTDDVSGYMLGGRSLSPSVTALSAGASDMSGWILMGLPGAMYITGLSSMWIAVGLVIGAYANYRIVAPRLRTYTELANDSITLPDFFENRFKDDKRFLRIVSSIVIIIFFTLYTSSGIVAGGKLFESSFGLNYEIGLYVTAGVVVCYTMFGGFLAVSLTDFVQGCIMFIALILVPVVVIFNVGGLAEVQQSIESINPDLFNMFSGVSTIAIISAMAWGLGYFGQPHIIVRFMAIRSVEDLPVARRIGMNWMIVSICGAMATGFAGIAYVAKTGTPLSDPETIFILLSQVLFHPLIAGFLLAAILAAIMSTISSQLLVTSSSLTGDIYKTFLNKDASEKQLVMIGRLSVLLVAIIAVFLAYDRNSTILSLVSNAWAGFGAAFGPLVILSLYWKRMNKQGALAGMLVGAFTVLFWIYAPITMNGQNLSAWIYEIVPGFILSTVAIVVVSNMTEQPDDEIQGAFAKVEAIHN
- a CDS encoding DUF3379 family protein, which translates into the protein MDDLEFRRRLYSDPNSQDQDIIDATASDKKRKDFADDLKTLDSHIAKALNVEVPENLAEQLILRQSLHSHQQTKKKSRVHLAMAASVAFAVGIGVSFINSSPAYSNVADYSLAHYHHEADNFAKQGNAQYSLASFNDDVSDLNVGFKEKLGKLISIDDCYFDGMDSIHMVFEGKFDNVTVFLVPKSTHLKFTDQFSDGSVTGITHQYQQGDVIIMGNKNEPLQQWQQKIDQTIEWSI
- a CDS encoding sigma-70 family RNA polymerase sigma factor, which gives rise to MASKQVRYEALVKALHGDLYRYAFWLVHDKHIAEDLVQETFLRAWRALDSLKDQKAAKSWLITILRRENARRFERKQFDMSEYDEGSTVDNFSTSTEQQLEDHWLREKIARLPSDYREPLVLQVIGGFSGEEIANMLDLNKNTVMTRLFRARNQLKEAIEKDNEIKGRING